From one Drosophila subpulchrella strain 33 F10 #4 breed RU33 chromosome 3L, RU_Dsub_v1.1 Primary Assembly, whole genome shotgun sequence genomic stretch:
- the LOC119553013 gene encoding oxysterol-binding protein-related protein 11: protein MESNLNRIIRESAKLKLSGQLSKYTNVMKGWQYRWFTVDAKTGSLSYYLCDSSTVGDDIAPSPHVLASAPRGQVQLAGAVVYPSDEDSRTFAIACASGDTVKLRANDARARQEWVDGLRAVVESHMKAMDISNSSPLPPRELLAASDAMVSARQALFLTEQCNASLARAIESIDCASFSPTDPDLLLLKAISTASTQCLHQCLGLLQRHQEINQPPAESVPLVL from the exons ATGGAGAGCAACCTGAACAGGATCATCCGGGAATCGGCCAAGCTGAAGCTCAGCGGCCAGCTCAGCAAATACACGAATGTTATGAAGG GATGGCAGTACCGCTGGTTCACCGTGGACGCAAAGACGGGCTCGCTGAGCTACTACTTGTGCGACTCCTCGACGGTCGGCGATGACATCGCTCCCTCGCCCCACGTCCTCGCCAGTGCGCCCCGCGGTCAGGTGCAGTTGGCCGGCGCTGTGGTCTATCCGAGTGACGAGGATTCCAGGACCTTCGCCATCGCCTGTGCCTCTGGCGATACGGTAAAGCTAAGGGCCAACGATGCCCGGGCCAGGCAGGAGTGGGTGGATGGCCTGCGGGCGGTGGTAGAGAGCCATATGAAGGCCATGGACATCAGCAATTCGTCGCCACTTCCTCCGCGGGAACTGCTGGCCGCCTCCGATGCCATGGTTTCGGCTCGCCAAGCTCTGTTCCTCACCGAGCAATG CAACGCTTCTCTGGCCAGGGCCATCGAGAGCATCGATTGTGCTTCCTTCTCGCCCACGGATCCCGATCTTCTCCTGCTCAAGGCCATCTCGACGGCCAGCACCCAGTGCCTGCATCAGTGCTTGGGGCTGCTGCAACGCCACCAGGAGATCAACCAGCCGCCGGCGGAGTCCGTTCCCCTTGTGCTCTGA